One Panulirus ornatus isolate Po-2019 chromosome 1, ASM3632096v1, whole genome shotgun sequence genomic region harbors:
- the LOC139748872 gene encoding cryptochrome DASH-like codes for MADSYIYSEIKKFEHIRVANQSTYWVIFEMIWRDYFRYVCMKYGDRVFYPSGIMGRKIQWKRNPQSFEMWKDGRTGVPFVDANMRELKETGWMSNRGRQNVASFLIKDLGLDWRLGAEWFESQLLDHDVCSNYGNWNYAAGIGNDPRENRKFNMIKQGLDYDPEGEFIRMWIPELNNIKSAMVHTPWKMSAFDQKEAGVILGDNYPNPIVIAPEWSRHDSKITSKSKKSRGGWTNPAKGPRQRGIDFYFKSSDRV; via the coding sequence atggcggatagttatatatacagtgaaataaAGAAATTTGAGCACATAAGAGTTGCCAATCAAAGCACGTACTGGGTGATATTTGAAATGATCTGGAGAGACTATTTtcgatatgtatgtatgaaatatggTGACAGAGTATTTTACCCTTCTGGCATCATGGGCAGAAAAATACAGTGGAAACGTAATCCtcagtcttttgaaatgtggaAAGATGGCAGAACAGGAGTACCCTTTGTTGATGCTAACATGCGTGAGTTGAAGGAAACTGGGTGGATGAGTAACCGAGGTCGTCAGAATGTTGCTTCATTTCTTATCAAAGACCTGGGTCTAGATTGGAGACTTGGAGCTGAGTGGTTTGAGTCACAGCTGCTAGACCACGATGTTTGCAGTAACTATGGGAACTGGAATTATGCAGCTGGCATTGGCAATGACCCCCGGGAGAACAGGAAGTTCAACATGATAAAACAAGGACTGGATTATGACCCTGAGGGGGAATTCATTCGTATGTGGATTCCAGAACTTAACAATATCAAGAGCGCAATGGTTCACACTCCTTGGAAGATGTCAGCATTTGATCAGAAAGAAGCTGGTGTCATTCTTGGAGACAACTACCCAAATCCTATTGTCATTGCACCTGAATGGAGTCGCCATGACTccaaaataacatcaaaatccaagaaATCTAGAGGTGGTTGGACAAACCCAGCTAAAGGACCCAGACAACGAGGTATAGATTTTTACTTCAAATCAAGTGACAGAGTATGA